In one window of Branchiostoma lanceolatum isolate klBraLanc5 chromosome 15, klBraLanc5.hap2, whole genome shotgun sequence DNA:
- the LOC136449256 gene encoding uncharacterized protein, translating to MSLSRFCKFSVFVGTTGVAGALLFQQHRQTREWQRAARQEFRRASFNSPPPGYRGPLFRPRLDFPSKPPSGDETFPWLDLDFKTEPERYLRTVRDYCLEGNTECDFRVEENGRRDWYHIPWMSFLPTGREPIHGMTMERPAAPGMLADTQRRRLQTWAVAFYNAPGAFVIGNVWKEPSRPKLDGVVFPEGTIGLKLLFTEGSAEDIPYLKESPVWHAAIAREPEAPGDRGPPVEMRLIQVDVAVRDERADIGWVFGTFVYHSSQCSNAPWRRLVPVCLQWGNDPDLTQQRYQEGARPVQTWNNPRLRDLGILPSSRPYLGWLGRANGPVDNFKSCCASCHSTASVPDKDNAVPRAIPPKRPENDGELMRWFRNLKAGQPFEEGRKSMDYSQQLKSSIKQYNEWAKEHRPKTLLNRVVLWWQGLLQVHPFPRSSAPSSGKDN from the exons ATGTCGCTGAGCAGATTTTGCAAGTTTTCCGTGTTTGTGGGAACCACAGGCGTGGCGGGAGCTCTCCTTTTCCAACAACACCGACAGACTCGGGAATGGCAGCGGGCAGCACGGCAAGAATTCCGCCGGGCATCGTTCAACTCCCCACCGCCTGGGTACCGGGGGCCGCTGTTCAGGCCCCGACTGGACTTCCCCTCCAAACCGCCGTCTGGGGACGAGACCTTTCCCTGGCTGGACCTGGACTTCAAAACAGAACCAGAAAG atatctgCGCACCGTTCGTGACTACTGTTTGGAGGGTAACACCGAGTGTGACTTCAGAGTAGAGGAGAATGGAAGACGGGACTGGTACCACATTCCCTGGATGTCCTTTCTCCCGACGGGACGTGAGCCTATCCACGGGATGACCATGGAGCGGCCCGCCGCCCCCGGCATGCTGGCGGACACCCAGCGGCGGAGACTGCAGACCTGGGCCGTAGCGTTCTACAACGCGCCCGGTGCCTTCGTCATCGGCAACGTCTGGAAAGAACCGTCGCGGCCCAAACTGGACGGCGTCGTCTTTCCTGAAGGAACGATCGGTTTGAAGCTTCTCTTCACAGAagggagtgctgaagacatccCGTACCTGAAGGAAAGTCCCGTCTGGCACGCGGCCATTGCCAGGGAGCCCGAGGCACCTGGTGACAGGGGTCCGCCCGTTGAAATGAGACTCATCCAAGTGGACGTCGCCGTCAGGGACGAACGTGCTGATATCG GCTGGGTGTTCGGGACGTTTGTATACCACAGCTCCCAGTGCAGCAACGCTCCCTGGCGGAGACTGGTGCCCGTCTGTCTGCAGTGGGGGAACGACCCGGACCTGACTCAGCAGCGGTACCAGGAGGGCGCCAGGCCCGTACAGACATGGAACAACCCGCGGCTCAGGGACTTGGGGATACTACCAA GTTCCCGCCCGTACCTGGGCTGGCTGGGCCGGGCAAACGGACCGGTGGACAACTTCAAGTCATGTTGCGcctcctgtcactctacagcCTCTGTACCGGACAAGGACAACGCCGTTCCTCGGGCGATACCCCCAAAGCGTCCCGAGAACGACGGCGAGCTGATGCGGTGGTTCCGTAACCTGAAAGCAGGGCAACCATTCGAGGAAGGCCGGAAGTCCATGGACTACTCCCAGCAACTCAAGAGTAGTATCAAGCAGTACAACGAATGGGCAAAGGAGCACAGACCCAAGACACTTCTGAACAGGGTTGTGCTTTGGTGGCAGGGACTGCTACAGGTGCATCCGTTTCCTCGTTCATCAGCGCCATCTAGCGGAAAGGATAACTAA
- the LOC136449259 gene encoding uncharacterized protein translates to MSASGMITVPRSVEDITPPWIQQVFKNADPDVTITKVNIEGPIGEGQGFMNNLVAFVATGNKNGKEERYSLVAKLTSFHIMEVVDFMTEEDYLELDTAESKFYSVAVPDFQSVFPAPKDSGVGTDEDAVPVPKCYFTATDQTSKMSVRVMENLKTQGFSTKPFPQALDLQEMKLAVGALARIHGLSHRLELQSGTPLPDRYDWMVDIHTTKQQWYEASYHEGLKTFAEAFPDATDLLACLEKLNTVPMIIEAVKNPARVKVLCHTDCWNNNIMFKYEDGKATDVKLVDWQTPSYRMLTYDLVVLFMFQSWDIFHNQRDAILEHYHQELQKTLGEKKSAGLHLYTLEQLKADFRADCAIGVFERMIFAPGLFPSQQPELLRIVQEVKDWGVI, encoded by the exons ATGTCAGCGTCCGGCATGATCACCGTCCCACGGTCAGTAGAAGACATCACCCCGCCCTGGATCCAGCAGGTCTTCAAAAATGCCGACCCTGACGTCACCATCACCAAGGTCAACATCGAGGGACCCATAGGTGAAGGTCAGGGCTTCATGAACAACCTCGTCGCCTTTGTTGCTACGGGGAACAAGAACGGTAAAGAGGAGCGGTACAGTCTCGTGGCCAAGCTGACAAGTTTTCACATTATGGAGGTGGTAGATTTCATGACTGAGGAGGATTATCTCGAACTGGACACGGCAGAGTCTAAGTTCTACTCCGTGGCAGTCCCGGACTTCCAGTCCGTGTTCCCCGCACCCAAGGACTCTGGAGTCGGCACCGATGAAGACGCCGTGCCTGTCCCAAAGTGCTACTTCACCGCGACTGACCAGACCTCCAAGATGTCCGTCCGTGTGATGGAGAATCTGAAAACTCAGGGCTTCTCCACCAAACCGTTCCCACAAGCGTTGGACCTGCAGGAGATGAAGCTGGCAGTAGGCGCTCTGGCCCGGATCCACGGTCTCTCTCATCGGCTGGAGCTCCAGTCTGGAACCCCCCTACCCGACAGGTACGACTGGATGGTGGACATCCACACTACTAAACAACAGTGGTATGAAGCATCCTACCACGAGGGTCTCAAGACCTTCGCAGAAGCCTTTCCCGACGCCACAGATCTGTTGGCTTGTCTTGAGAAGCTGAACACTGTCCCGATGATTATTGAGGCAGTGAAGAACCCAGCGAGGGTGAAGGTTCTGTGTCATACGGACTGctggaacaacaacatcatgTTCAAG TACGAAGACGGTAAAGCCACGGACGTAAAGCTGGTGGACTGGCAGACTCCTTCCTACCGAATGCTGACCTATGACCTGGTGGTCCTCTTTATGTTCCAAAGTTGGGACATTTTCCACAACCAGcgggacgccatcttggaacatTATCACCAAGAACTACAGAAGACCTTGGGAGAAAAGA AATCTGCTGGTCTGCATCTGTACACCCTGGAGCAGTTGAAGGCAGACTTCCGTGCTGACTGTGCGATCGGTGTTTTTGAGCGGATGATATTTGCTCCGGGTCTGTTCCCCAGCCAACAGCCAGAACTGCTGCGGATTGTACAGGAAGTAAAAGACTGGGGCGTGATCTAG
- the LOC136449258 gene encoding uncharacterized protein — MLSSHVSRAVALTGAAGAVVGLVAGLQRRHTDEFQAAALGEFSRPSYNPPPATYDGPVFKPRLDFPSCANPRNEAFPWLGIDFKAEPERYLRTVLDYCLEGNVECDFKVEQNRTRDWYHVPWMSSHPKGREPIHGMTMEKPSKQGMLSDSQRREVQNWAVAFYNSPGAYAVGRVWSLPWQPTQDGVAFPEGTVAFKWFFTQATEEEVPFLKGAPVWKAAIAKTPREPGDRGPPVDTRLIQMDVAIRDDRADIGWVFGTFVYHSSQCSNAPWRRLVPVCLQWGNDPDLTQQRYQEGARPVQTWNNPRLRDLGILAASRPYLGWLGRANGPVDNFKSCCASCHSSASVPDKDNKIPRGVPPNNDQALWWFRNLRPGQAFEKGGTSLDYSLQLSSCTTQYHNWKKSYLQNTLLGRLKEWWLEVHPFPTTAPPSGKDD, encoded by the exons ATGCTTTCTAGCCATGTTAGTCGTGCTGTTGCTTTAACCGGTGCCGCGGGCGCGGTAGTCGGTTTAGTGGCGGGGCTGCAGCGACGGCACACCGACGAGTTTCAGGCGGCTGCCCTGGGCGAGTTCTCCCGCCCGTCTTACAACCCTCCACCCGCCACTTATGACGGGCCCGTCTTCAAGCCTCGACTCGACTTCCCGAGCTGTGCAAACCCAAGGAACGAGGCTTTCCCCTGGCTGGGCATAGACTTCAAGGCGGAGCCAGAGAGATATCTGCGTACGGTTCTGGACTACTGTTTGGAAGGAAATGTCGAGTGCGACTTCAAG GTGGAGCAGAACCGGACCCGTGACTGGTACCATGTACCGTGGATGTCCTCCCACCCCAAAGGACGCGAGCCCATCCACGGCATGACCATGGAGAAACCGTCCAAACAGGGGATGCTGTCGGACTCGCAGCGGAGGGAGGTGCAGAACTGGGCGGTCGCCTTCTACAACTCGCCCGGAGCGTACGCCGTCGGCCGAGTCTGGTCCCTCCCCTGGCAACCTACCCAGGACGGCGTCGCCTTTCCAGAGGGTACGGTGGCCTTTAAGTGGTTTTTCACACAGGCGACGGAGGAGGAAGTTCCTTTTCTTAAGGGTGCTCCGGTCTGGAAAGCGGCGATCGCTAAAACCCCACGAGAGCCCGGGGACAGGGGTCCGCCTGTGGATACCAGACTAATTCAGATGGACGTCGCCATCAGAGACGATAGAGCCGACATAG GCTGGGTGTTCGGGACGTTTGTGTACCACAGCTCGCAGTGCAGTAACGCCCCCTGGCGGAGGCTGGTGCCCGTCTGTCTGCAGTGGGGAAACGACCCGGACCTGACTCAGCAGCGGTACCAGGAGGGCGCCAGGCCCGTACAGACATGGAACAACCCCCGGCTCAGGGACTTGGGGATACTGGCTG CTTCCCGCCCATACCTGGGCTGGCTGGGCCGGGCAAATGGACCGGTGGACAACTTCAAGTCCTGTTGCGCCTCCTGTCACTCATCGGCCTCCGTACCAGACAAGGACAACAAAATCCCTCGCGGTGTCCCCCCCAACAACGACCAAGCCCTGTGGTGGTTCCGTAACCTGAGACCCGGACAGGCCTTCGAGAAGGGCGGCACGTCACTGGACTACTCCCTACAGCTCAGCAGCTGTACCACCCAATACCACAACTGGAAGAAGTCCTACCTACAAAATACCCTCTTAGGTAGACTAAAGGAATGGTGGCTGGAGGTGCATCCATTTCCAACAACAGCGCCTCCTAGTGGCAAGGATGATTAA
- the LOC136449261 gene encoding m-AAA protease-interacting protein 1, mitochondrial-like, with amino-acid sequence MAAASLFGRRIFGFCNLSPQSILLSSANHGRSSQSILQTCGRSFSQGHRYSRAIDCRRTPQLCCPSQPAAFSTRHFSSPGSEEGPSKPEKPENKPSPTVQVIGVPSPLRWIRNKVYFWLIQIYFDPEFTYGGFISGAKQALVVISEKLSQCNFEGLDQLISKEALPTVQDKCTSLSLSQRESLRVDKEDIMITFPQEVAIYYDEGGRKFVDVMVRFWFLSKARWHPMEDDPEGIKIFKVPRIEGMDGREEDKKILTCNYEFHREFTPGVTADWTVTKVQHWKLLE; translated from the exons ATGGCTGCCGCCAGCTTGTTCGGGCGCCGGATTTTCGGCTTCTGTAATTTATCACCTCAAAGCATCCTTTTAAGTTCAGCTAATCACGGCAGATCTTCACAAAGTATACTTCAGACATGTGGTAGATCCTTTTCACAAGGTCACCGGTATTCTAGAGCGATAGACTGCCGCAGAACGCCCCAACTTTGCTGCCCTTCTCAGCCAGCCGCCTTCTCAACTCGCCATTTTTCGTCGCCCGGATCAGAAGAAG GTCCTTCCAAACCAGAGAAACCAGAAAACAAGCCCTCGCCAACAGTACAAGTGATCGGGGTCCCCAGTCCACTGAGATGGATCAGAAATAAGGTCTACTTTTGGCTCATTCAGATCTACTTCGACCCAGAGTTCACATACGGAGGCTTCATATCAGGGGCAAAACAG GCCCTGGTGGTAATCTCAGAGAAACTCTCACAGTGCAATTTTGAAGGGCTGGACCAGCTCATATCAAAAGAG GCCTTACCCACAGTACAAGACAAGTGTACGTCCCTGTCACTGAGTCAGAGGGAAAGTCTGAGGGTGGACAAGGAGGACATCATGATCACATTTCCTCAGGAGGTCGCTATCTACTACGATGAAGGAG GTCGTAAGTTTGTGGATGTGATGGTGAGGTTCTGGTTCCTGAGCAAGGCCAGGTGGCACCCTATGGAGGATGATCCAGAAGGGATTAAGATATTCAAGGTTCCCAGAATAGAGGGGATGGATGGCAGAGAGGAGGATAAGAAGATCCTCACCTGTAATTACGA GTTCCATCGAGAGTTCACCCCAGGAGTGACAGCGGACTGGACGGTAACCAAAGTACAGCACTGGAAGCTTCTAGAGTAA
- the LOC136449260 gene encoding tRNA wybutosine-synthesizing protein 5-like → MGDSEKDGKVTLYEDVNKERFLSEIYPKRVPAVLRGVNIGPCVDLWTTDYLCQKGGNRQVKIHVCPITQMDFFNKNFAYRTLPFDEFVRRAAEEKHTDFFHSQDEKYYLRSLGEDPRKDVADIRTQFPELADDIIFPEFFSPSQFFSSVFRIGSPGVQLWTHYDIMDNLLIQVSGRKRVVLFSPRDATHLYLTGDKSAVLDLENPDLERFPKFCQARPYTCTLEPGDILFIPALWFHNVVSLDFGVAVNVFWRHLDPVFYDNKDPYGNKDLLSGQRAMQILDRALKTLDDLPVEYRDFYGRRMVSKIQQTVLDKELP, encoded by the exons ATGGGAGATTCAGAAAAGGATGGAAAGGTTACATTGTATGAAGATGTCAACAAGGAACGTTTTCTGAGCGAAATATATCCAAAG AGAGTGCCAGCTGTATTACGTGGAGTGAACATCGGTCCCTGTGTGGACCTGTGGACTACCGACTACCTCTGTCAGAAGGGCGGAAATAGACAAGTCAAAATCCACGTCTGTCCCATCacacaaatggactttttcaacaaaaactttGCTTACAG GACATTGCCATTTGATGAGTTTGTGAGAAGAGCTGCAGAGGAGAAGCACACAGACTTCTTCCATTCTCAG GATGAAAAATATTACCTACGTTCATTGGGAGAAGACCCAAGAAAG GATGTAGCAGACATCAGGACACAGTTTCCTGAACTTGCGGACGACATCATCTTCCCAGAGTTCTTTTCTCCATCACAATTCTTCTCCAGTGTGTTCAGAATAGGCTCCCCTGGGGTGCAGCTTTGGACACATTATGAT ATTATGGACAACCTTCTCATCCAGGTGAGCGGAAGGAAGAGAGTTGTGCTGTTCAGTCCACGAGATGCAACACACCTGTACCTGACAG GTGACAAGTCTGCTGTTCTTGACCTTGAAAACCCTGACCTTGAGAGGTTTCCCAAGTTCTGTCAGGCCAGACCCTACACCTGCACTCTGGAGCCTGGGGACATCCTTTTCATACCAG CTTTGTGGTTCCACAATGTAGTCTCTCTTGATTTTGGTGTGGCCGTCAACGTATTTTGGAGACACCTAGATCCTGTTTTTTATGACAACAAGGATCCCTATGGCAACAAGGACTTATTATCGGGTCAAAGGGCAATGCAAATACTGGACAGAGCCCTAAAAACTTTGGATGACCTTCCTGTGGAGTATAGGGACTTCTATGGGCGAAGGATGGTGTCCAAAATACAACAGACAGTATTAGATAAAGAACTACCATGA